The following DNA comes from Bradyrhizobium manausense.
AGAGATTGTTCTCGGATCGCGCCATGCAGCGGCTGAATTCGCCATTGAACCAGCCGTTGAATACGCCGAGCTTCGACTTGAGGCAGCTCAGGATCAGCAAGTGCTCGAAGATCTCCGAAGGCTTGGAAATGAAGTAGGGGTCGAGCAGATCCGGCACCAGCCAGGGAAGGCGGCCATGCAGGTCGTATCCCCACTGCCAGATCGACAGGAAGCAGATGCAGATCAGCATTTGCCACGCAAACGTCCTGCCGGGGCTGCGTGCGCGTCTCATGGCTTGCGGCCCTTGATGAATTCCTCACCGAGCGAGTGCCAGATCAGCTGGAACAGCTCGGCATAGCGCGGCGTCTCCCGGATTTTCACCGCGTTGCGCGGGCGAGCGAAATCCACTTCAAAACTCTCCTTGATCCGGCCGGGCCGCGCGGAGAACAAAATGATCCGATCCGCCAGCGTCAGCGCCTCGCCGAGATCGTGGGTTACGAACAGCACGGTCTGCTGCTCGCGCTCCCAGATGCGCAGCAGCACATCATGCATGTCGATCTTGGTGTGGGTGTCGAGCGCACCGAACGGCTCGTCCATCAGCAGAACCTGCGGTTCGATCACCAGCGTCCGCATCAAGGCTGCGCGCTGGCGCATGCCGCCGGACAAGGCCGACGGATAGGCGTTGCCGAAGTCCTGCAGTCCGGCCTGCTTCAGGCAGGCATTGATCCGCTCCTTTCGCTCTGCTGGCGGAACGCCCGCAAGCTGCAGACCGTAACCGATGTTGTCGGCCACGGTGCGCCAGGGAAACAGAGTGTCGCGCTGGAACACATAGCCGACGTCGGGCGTCGCCTTTCCGTGAATGACTGGCCTTCCATCGATCAGGATCTCCCCGCTGGTCGGCTTGAGCAGCGTCGCGATCATGTTGAGAACAGTGCTCTTGCCCGACCCTGATGGACCCAGCAGAGCAACGAACTCGCCGCGCCGAACCTGAAACGACACGTCACGCACCGCCTCGATGGCCGCGCCTGCCAACTGGAAGGTCTTGCTCAGGCCGCGCACGTCGATGCGTTGCGTCTCCGCCGACGCAACGAACTCCGGCGCATGCATGGCTTGCACCGTCAAGCTGGATAGGCCTTGCGGGCCGCTTCGATGAAGCTGGTGTTGATGACGTCAGCCATCGCGAGTGGCTTGATGCCGGTCATTTCACGAAACCAGACCTTCTCACCGCGCGCCCAGCTGGCCGCATCGACGACGCAGTTGTAATCGGTGACCTTCTTCATGACCCCGATGTCGAGAAGGTTCGCATCGCGCGACGTGCTTCCGACATATGGCTCGATCGCATCATAGATCTCTTCGGGCGAGTGTCCCTTGATCCACTGGGTCGCGCGCCACAGCGCCGTGACGAACGCCTGCATCTTGGGCGGATCCTTGTCGATGGTCGCTTGCAACGTGAAATGAGACGTCACCGGCACCTTGCCACCGATATACTTGGCCCAGATCGCCTCGTCCGTGCCGTCGAACAACAGCGCACCCCAACCCTGTTCGACCGAGTCCTTCAGAATTGACGGCGAGTTGATGAGAACGTCGACCTGTTTCGTCTTTAACGTGCCCATCATGGTGTCGACGTTACCTGTGCCGATCCAGGTGACCTTGTCGTCCAGTCCCATGGTTTCCATATAGTAGGAAGCCCAGACGTGGTTGGTGCCGCCCAGCGACGATACCGAGACGATCGGCTTGCGCCCGTCGGGCCGCTTCCACTTCGCCAGCGCCTCAATGGTGGTGATGCCCTGGTCGAACAGATCCTTGCGGATGATGAAGATCGCGGCATTGCTGCGAGTATCGACCGGCATCAAGACCCGCGCGCTGCGGCCATGATTGGTTAGCTGCATCGGATGGGTGATGTCGCCGATGCCGATGTCACCTTGGGACGAGGCGATGATCTCGCGCGTCTTCACGCCGCTGCCGCCCTGGATCAGCTTGCAGTCGAGGCCTGCGTCCTTGAAGAACCCGGCCCGGTCGGCGATGAACTGGGATTGGTAGATCGGAATGGCCACTGGATAGATCACGCGGCCCTGCGGGGTATCCGCCCGTGCCCGCCCTGCCGCTATGGTGGCACCTGCGCCGGCGACGATGGTTAGCGCAGACCGTCTGGTGATCACTGTTTTCATCACGCGTGCTCCCTCTCCTTGCCTGCCACTTTCTCGAGCGCGTTCAGCACCGCATCGCCCATCTCCTGGGTCGAAAGCCTTCTTGCGCCGGCTTCGGCGATGTCGGCCGTTCGTGCGCCAGCGGTCAGGGCCGCAGCCACGGCCTGCTCCAGCAGCGCCGCATCATCGGGCCGATTGAGTGTCATGCGCAACATCATTGCGACGCTGAGGATGGAGCCAAGCGGATTGGCAACACCTTTGCCCGCAATGTCGGGCGCGCTGCCATGGACCGGTTCATAGAGTGCCTTGCGGCGCCCCAGCCGGTCCGGCGGTCCGAGCGAGGCCGACGGCAGCATGCCGAGCGAGCCCGACGCCATCGCAGCGCAATCGGAGAGTATGTCGCCGAAGATATTGCAGGTCACCATGACATCGAATTGCGCGGGCGCCCGCACGATCTGCATGGCGGCATTGTCGACGTAGAGGTGCGTCAGCTCCACATCGGAGAATTCCGCCTCGTGCAGCGCGGTCACCTCCTCGCGCCACAGCACGCTGGTTTCCAGCACGTTGGCCTTGTCGACCGAGCAGACCCGCCCCTTGCGCGTCCGTGCCAGCTCGAACGCGGTTCGCGCCACGCGGCGGACCTGGTTGGTCGTGTATTGCTGGGTGTTGAAGCCGCGGCGCTGGCCGTCCGGCAGCGCTTCGATTCCGCGCGGCTCGCCGAAATAGATGCCGCTGGTGAGTTCGCGAATGATGATGAAGTCGACATCTTTCAGCACCGAAGCCTTGAGCGGTGCGGAATCCGCCAGCGCCGGATTGGCGACGATGGGCCTCAGATTCGCATAGAGGTCGTACTTGCTGCGCAGCGACAGCAGACTTCCCGCCTTGCGCGCCGCCGGAGGAACTTCCGTGGTTTCGGGGCCGCCCGTCGCCCCCCAGAGGATCGCGTCGGCCTCCTCCATCGCCTCGACGGTATCCTCCGGCAGCACCTTGCCTGTCGCCAGATACGGGATGAGACCGTATTGCGCTTCGCGCAACGCCACGGGAACGCCGCGCCGGGCCGCAAACCATTTGAGAACGCGATGCGACTGGTCGGTCACCTCAGGGCCGATACCCTCGCCGCCAACCACGGCGACCTTGATCATGTTCGAAAGCGTGTTCATGCCTGATGTGTCCTGCCGATTATTCTGCAAAGTGAATCCACGGCCGCGCAGTGCGGTCGGATGCCTGGAATGCGCGGATCGCCTCGTCGCGCCGCAGCGTCAGCGAAATCTCATCTAAGCCTTCGAGCAGGCCCGCGCGCCGGCGCGGATCGATCTCGAAGCTGTGCCGGACACCCGATGGCGAGGTGACCGTCTGCTCCTCAAGATCGACACCGAGACGTCCCGCGCCCTGGCTCGCTTCGATCTCCGCGGCGAGGCTGTCGATGGTCGTCTTATCCAGCACCACCGGCAGGATGCCGTTCTGGAAACAGTTGGCGAAGAAGATGTCGCCGAAGCCGGATCCAATGAGGGCGCGGATGCCCATCTCCTGCAGCGCCCACACGGCCGCCTCGCGCGACGAACCGCAACCGAAATTGGGCCCGGTCACCAGGATTTGCGCCGCGCGGTAAGGCTCGCGGTTGAGGATGAACGCGGGATTGTCCGAACCGTCGGGCTGATAGCGCAGCGACCCGAACGCCCATTTGCCGAGACTGCCGCGGACGGAATTTCCGATCATGCGGTTGATGCTGATGATGACATCCGTATCGACATTCGTGCGCATGATCGGCGCGGCGATCGCGGACAGCTTGGTGAAGGGTTGCGGCATCTAGCGCTCCATCGTCCGGACGTCGGCGATGGCGCCTGACACCGCTGCGGCGACGGCCATCGCCGGGCTTGCCAGATGGGTACGGGCGCGCGGCCCTTGCCGACCGATGAAATTGCGGTTCGACGTCGATACCGAGCGCTGGCCGGGCGGCACGGTCTCGCCGTTGGCAGCAAGGCACATCGAGCATCCGGGCTCGCGCCATTCGAAACCCGCCTCGGTGAAGATCCTGTCGAGCCCTTCGGCCACGGCATCGCGCTTGACGGTCTCCGAACCCGGCACGACCCAGGCCCGCACGCCCGGCGCGACCTTCCGGCCGCGCGCGACCTCGGCTGCGGCGCGCAGATCGCTGAGACGGCTGTTGGTGCAGGAGCCGATGAAGACCCAGTCCACCGGCGTGCCGGCAATCGGCGCCCCCGGCTTCAGACCCATGTAGTCGAGCGCGATCTCGATCGCACCGCGGCGGGCCGGATCGGCGATGTCCTGGGGGTCCGGGATGCGGCCATCGACGCCGAGGACATGCTCCGGACTGGTGCCCCAGGTGATCTGCGGGATGATGGTTCCGACGTCGATGGTGACCTCGCGATCGAACACGGCGTCGCTGTCGCTTCGTAGCGTCCGCCACGCCGCGACCGCCCGCGCCCACATCTCACCCTTCGGCGCATAGGGACGGCCGCGGATGTAATCGAACGTTTTGTCATCAGGCGCGATCAGTCCCATTTTGGCGCCGAGCTCGACCGACAGATTGCAGATGGTGAGCCGCCCTTCGATCGGCATGTCCCTGATCGCACTGCCGGCATATTCGACGGCATAGCCGGTGCCGCCGGCGGCGCCGACATGGCCGATCAAGGTGAGGATGAGATCCTTCGCCGTGACGCCGAACGGCACCTTGCCGTCGAAATTGACACGCATGGTTTTCGGCCGACGCTGGATGATGGTCTGGGTCGCCAGCACATGCGCGAGCTCGCTGGAGCCGATACCGAAGGCGAGCGCGCCGAGCCCGCCATGGGTGCAGGTATGGCTGTCACCGCAGACGATCAGGCAGCCGGGCAGGCTGAGACCGAGCTCCGGCCCGATGACATGGACAATGCCCTGCCCCGGCTGGTCGAGGTCGAACAGCTGGATGCCGCTGGCGGAAGTCTCGGTCCGCAACGCCGCCAGCAGCTCCCATCCGGTCTTGATCGTGCCGGCCCGCCCGGACGCCGTCGAAATCGCATGATCGGGCGTTGCGAAGGTCAGCTCGGGATTGTGGACCGGGATGTTGCGGTTCTTGAGGTCGATCAGGCCGCGCGAGCCGCCGAGGTCATGCAGCAAATGCCGATCGACATGAAGGAGATCGGTGTCATCACTGACCTGCGCGATGACATGCTGGTCCCAGATTTTGGCCAGCAGCGTACGACCGTGCATATCCACGATCCGTCCTCCCATGTTCCGGCATCTGACGTGCCGTATGGCTGCCGATCATGCCGACCGACAACGATGTTGAGACGAACGATAGAAGAGCGTTCCGCAAATGTGCAGTGACGGTTGGGCAGGGGTGCCATCGCGGCCGGCGATGGCTGGCCGTCTGCGCCGGCGATGTCAGCCCCGACTGCGGACGACCGTCAGCCTGTCGGAGGCACTGCTCACGGTGACACGCGTCTCGTCCTCGGCCCGCAAATGGTCCACCAGCAGTTTCGTGACCGGCGGCAGCGACTTGTAATCACGCACGCCCATCACAAGCTCGCGGCGCGCCCAAGACTCGTCGAGCGGGATGGTGACGAGACTGTCGACGCCGTAGCGGCCGCGAACGATCTCGAGCGGCACGATGCCGACTCCCATCCTGGCATCGATGACGCGGAACAACGCATCGAAACTGCTGACGCGGATGCGCACCTTGAGATGCTGCCCGAGCGCCGCGGCCGCCCTGACGCACAGCGTTTCGATCGAGCTGCCCTTCTCCAGGCTGACGAAGTCGAAATCCACCAGTTCGCGGAAGCGAACGCTGCTGCGGCCGGCCAGCGGATGATCGCGCGTGACCAGCGCGACCAGATTGTCGCTGCGATACGACAGCAGCTCCAGGTCCTGACCGTCGATGTTGCCGCCGAAAATGCCGATGTCGGCGCGGTTCTCCATCACCGCACGCACGATCGCGGGGCTGAGGTCCTCCTCGATGTCGATGTGGACCAGCGGATGCTGCTCGAGGAACAGGCTGAGTTCATCCGCCAGCGCTTCGAGGATCGCGGACTTGTTGGCACAGACCCTGATTAGACCGCGTTTGCCCTGCCGATATCCCGTCAACTCACTCTCGAGGCTGCTGAGATTTCCCAGGATGATGCGAGCATGTTCGAGCAGGGCGAATCCGGCCGGCGTCGGCTCGATCCCCTTGGAATGGCGATGCAACAGCTCGACCTGGAAACGATCCTCGATATCGGAGATGCGTCGGCTGACCGCGGACGCGGCAATGTTCTTCTTCTCCGCCGCCTTCGCAATACTCTGCTCCTCGACGATCGCCACGAACAGCTGCAGCGTCAGGAGATCGATTTTAGCCGTCATCCGCCAGACCCTCGACACAAGCGTCGCAATGGCCAGTCTAGCCCTCAAATTTGCAGGAGGAAGTAAGCGGCGCGACTTATTTCGCACGCCTGTGCGCTACCGAGAACCCTTCTCGATGCGCACGCTCTCAGTGGCGACATTTAGCTCGCAGAAGCTCCGGTGCTGAAGCTCGAAGCAAGAACAAAGCTGTAAACGGCGTTGCTTCTTCCGCCTGATCAAACCACCAAGTGCTTGACTTATATGGTGGGCGCACCAGGGCTCGAACCTGGGACCCGCTGATTAAGAGTCAGCTGCTCTACCAACTGAGCTATGCGCCCGAAAGGCGGTCAATGCCTTGCGAGGCCGGTCGTTTAGCAAAGCGATCCGGGTCTGGCAAGCGATGTGACGCATGTTTTCCAAGGTTCTTCCACAGCCCCTGAAATGCGAAAAGCCGCCGGATTCCAGCGGCTTCTCCAGGGCTGATATCCGGGGAATCCCGGTGCGCTCAAAGACGCCCTTCCCGATCAGGGCCACTATCGCGGTCACCGCCGCGGAAGTGGTCCATGCCATGCTCCATCATGCGGTCCATGCCGTGCTCTCTGAAGTGGCGGCGCGGGCCATCCTCACCGCCGCCGAACGGGCCGCGGTGACGGGTCAGCAGGGCCAGACGGCGCTTCTGGCCGTCGTCGAGGGTCTTGTAGAGCGGATCGGCGGCGTCGGCGATCTTCTTCAGGGCCGCGGAGGTTGCGCCCATGTCGTCGGCACGCTGGCGCAGGCGGGCGACCGGATCGTCCGGCCTGTCGGCGTCCTTGTTCGCGTCGCCGGGACCTGCGTTCATCCGCGCATTGGCGCGGTCGATCCGCAGCTTGGCGAGGTCGCGCACCGCGGCCTCGACCTGCGGCCACAGCTTCTCCTGATCGGCATTGAGCTTCAGCCCGGCATGGACCGCGGCGATCCGCGCGTCGACGAAGGCAGCGCGGTCTTCGGGGTTCATGCGGGTGTGGCGGAAGTGCTCCATCCACGGGTGATGATAATGGGCGTAGACCGCGCCCGAGCCGGCGATGCTGAGCACGGCGATGGCGGCGATGGTGAACTTCCTCATAAGAACCTCCTCTGGAAGGATGTCCTGAAGATGGGCGCCCCCAAGCCGGGGCGCAACTTACAACTTGGACAGAGAGAGCGCTCTAACCAAGATGTAACGCCGCTGAACGTCTGTTCAGGTGTATCCGGAAATCATTCGCAACAAAAAAGAGCTTCCGTGCAGGCCGCACGGAAGCTCTTCATTCAGATCGGGTTCAGCCTAGTTCGTCGTGCTCTTGGCTTCCTTCTGGAATTCGTCGATCAGTGGCTGGCC
Coding sequences within:
- a CDS encoding ABC transporter ATP-binding protein; protein product: MTVQAMHAPEFVASAETQRIDVRGLSKTFQLAGAAIEAVRDVSFQVRRGEFVALLGPSGSGKSTVLNMIATLLKPTSGEILIDGRPVIHGKATPDVGYVFQRDTLFPWRTVADNIGYGLQLAGVPPAERKERINACLKQAGLQDFGNAYPSALSGGMRQRAALMRTLVIEPQVLLMDEPFGALDTHTKIDMHDVLLRIWEREQQTVLFVTHDLGEALTLADRIILFSARPGRIKESFEVDFARPRNAVKIRETPRYAELFQLIWHSLGEEFIKGRKP
- a CDS encoding ABC transporter substrate-binding protein, with the translated sequence MKTVITRRSALTIVAGAGATIAAGRARADTPQGRVIYPVAIPIYQSQFIADRAGFFKDAGLDCKLIQGGSGVKTREIIASSQGDIGIGDITHPMQLTNHGRSARVLMPVDTRSNAAIFIIRKDLFDQGITTIEALAKWKRPDGRKPIVSVSSLGGTNHVWASYYMETMGLDDKVTWIGTGNVDTMMGTLKTKQVDVLINSPSILKDSVEQGWGALLFDGTDEAIWAKYIGGKVPVTSHFTLQATIDKDPPKMQAFVTALWRATQWIKGHSPEEIYDAIEPYVGSTSRDANLLDIGVMKKVTDYNCVVDAASWARGEKVWFREMTGIKPLAMADVINTSFIEAARKAYPA
- the leuB gene encoding 3-isopropylmalate dehydrogenase — protein: MNTLSNMIKVAVVGGEGIGPEVTDQSHRVLKWFAARRGVPVALREAQYGLIPYLATGKVLPEDTVEAMEEADAILWGATGGPETTEVPPAARKAGSLLSLRSKYDLYANLRPIVANPALADSAPLKASVLKDVDFIIIRELTSGIYFGEPRGIEALPDGQRRGFNTQQYTTNQVRRVARTAFELARTRKGRVCSVDKANVLETSVLWREEVTALHEAEFSDVELTHLYVDNAAMQIVRAPAQFDVMVTCNIFGDILSDCAAMASGSLGMLPSASLGPPDRLGRRKALYEPVHGSAPDIAGKGVANPLGSILSVAMMLRMTLNRPDDAALLEQAVAAALTAGARTADIAEAGARRLSTQEMGDAVLNALEKVAGKEREHA
- the leuD gene encoding 3-isopropylmalate dehydratase small subunit encodes the protein MPQPFTKLSAIAAPIMRTNVDTDVIISINRMIGNSVRGSLGKWAFGSLRYQPDGSDNPAFILNREPYRAAQILVTGPNFGCGSSREAAVWALQEMGIRALIGSGFGDIFFANCFQNGILPVVLDKTTIDSLAAEIEASQGAGRLGVDLEEQTVTSPSGVRHSFEIDPRRRAGLLEGLDEISLTLRRDEAIRAFQASDRTARPWIHFAE
- the leuC gene encoding 3-isopropylmalate dehydratase large subunit is translated as MHGRTLLAKIWDQHVIAQVSDDTDLLHVDRHLLHDLGGSRGLIDLKNRNIPVHNPELTFATPDHAISTASGRAGTIKTGWELLAALRTETSASGIQLFDLDQPGQGIVHVIGPELGLSLPGCLIVCGDSHTCTHGGLGALAFGIGSSELAHVLATQTIIQRRPKTMRVNFDGKVPFGVTAKDLILTLIGHVGAAGGTGYAVEYAGSAIRDMPIEGRLTICNLSVELGAKMGLIAPDDKTFDYIRGRPYAPKGEMWARAVAAWRTLRSDSDAVFDREVTIDVGTIIPQITWGTSPEHVLGVDGRIPDPQDIADPARRGAIEIALDYMGLKPGAPIAGTPVDWVFIGSCTNSRLSDLRAAAEVARGRKVAPGVRAWVVPGSETVKRDAVAEGLDRIFTEAGFEWREPGCSMCLAANGETVPPGQRSVSTSNRNFIGRQGPRARTHLASPAMAVAAAVSGAIADVRTMER
- a CDS encoding LysR family transcriptional regulator — translated: MTAKIDLLTLQLFVAIVEEQSIAKAAEKKNIAASAVSRRISDIEDRFQVELLHRHSKGIEPTPAGFALLEHARIILGNLSSLESELTGYRQGKRGLIRVCANKSAILEALADELSLFLEQHPLVHIDIEEDLSPAIVRAVMENRADIGIFGGNIDGQDLELLSYRSDNLVALVTRDHPLAGRSSVRFRELVDFDFVSLEKGSSIETLCVRAAAALGQHLKVRIRVSSFDALFRVIDARMGVGIVPLEIVRGRYGVDSLVTIPLDESWARRELVMGVRDYKSLPPVTKLLVDHLRAEDETRVTVSSASDRLTVVRSRG
- a CDS encoding Spy/CpxP family protein refolding chaperone gives rise to the protein MRKFTIAAIAVLSIAGSGAVYAHYHHPWMEHFRHTRMNPEDRAAFVDARIAAVHAGLKLNADQEKLWPQVEAAVRDLAKLRIDRANARMNAGPGDANKDADRPDDPVARLRQRADDMGATSAALKKIADAADPLYKTLDDGQKRRLALLTRHRGPFGGGEDGPRRHFREHGMDRMMEHGMDHFRGGDRDSGPDREGRL